The Faecalibacterium sp. I3-3-89 sequence TACAGCCTGCTTCTTTCAAGCATCAGAATAACACTTTGAGGTTGTGTAGTCAACAACTAAAAACAAATTTTGGAAGATTGAACAACTACATAAGATTTTATTTGTAAAAAAGAAAAATACCGCCCACGCAGCGCAGCGATGATTTTGTCGGGTGAAACGGCGGCAAAATAGATCGGGTGTGTTGCGGGGCGGTAAAAATCTTCATAGGGAACAAATCCTCGCCACTCTGTACTTTTCGACGAGACCGCGTTTGCGTAGCAATGAAAGCCCCAGTGGGGCTTTTAAGCGGCAGAGCGGTCTTGCGCAGCAAGATGGAGGGGCATTGCCCCGACAAGCTCGGCGGGATTTGCGATAAAGGGTATCACGGTTTGCAAGGTGCGTCAAGATGGTTTTGTAAAATTTATTGTGATAAAGCGGTGATAGTAGGACTTATGAAAAGTGAAGTGTAAAGTACCGTAGCCGTCGATCAGCATCTTATGGGCATACGCACCGAAGTTGTGCGTTCCCAACTGCCGCATCTTGTGCTGGATGAGATTCAACCCCTGCTCGTTCAGGCAGATTTCCTTGCGGATGGGTCGCGTGCGGTCTGGCATATCAAAGAACTCCTTTCACTTTACAACGGACATTTTTAAGTCAAAACGCAGGGATCAAAATGAGAAATTTTCAAAAAATATGCGCCCCTGCTTTTGCGAAAGCGGGAGCGCGTTGTATCTGCGGATATGAGATTTGAGAGAATAGCAAGCACATCCGGTGTCCGTACACACCGGGAAAATGAGCGTTTCAGCCTTGCAGCCGATACGCCCATTTTGATTTTTGGGAAAGCCCCAAACCCTTGTTTTTTAGGTTGAAGATACTTCCTGAGCTTTTCCGGAAAGTCCTTGCTTTTATTCGCTTTGACGATTATAATTATACTGTGATTTTATAAGCAGACGCAGAACGGAACTGCAACAGGAGTGCTGCCCATGAAGTATTTATCAATCGCGCAAACCGCTGAACGCTGGGGTATCTCCACCCGCCGTATTCAGATTTTGTGCGGCGAGGGGCGTGTCCCCGGTGCGATCCGCATTGGCTCGGTCTGGGGGATTCCAGAGGACGCAGAGAAACCGGCGGACGCAAGAATCAAGAACGGCAAGTATATCAAGAAGAAAATTCATAATTCATAATGCGTAATGCATAATTGTAATCTGTCGAAAATTCTGCATTGTGAATTACGAAATATGCTTTATTTTCAGGAGGAAATCAGCCATGCCAACACTTGAATGGATTGGAAAAAGCAAGGTGATCAATCACCATCAGAAAGTGCCGTTTCGGGTGTTGGAGCGCAAGTACAGCTTTGATGAAAACGGACAGCACAGCGAAGATAACGGCAGCGAAAACATGATCATCCGGGGCGATAATCTGGAAGCCCTGAAAGCGCTGCTGCCCCGGTATGAGGGGCGCGTCAAGTGCATTTACATCGACCCGCCCTACAACACCGGCAACGAGGGCTGGGTCTATAACGATAACGTCAACGACCCCAAGATCAAGAAATGGCTGGGCGAGGTCGTCGGCAAAGAGGGCGAGGACTTGACCCGCCACGACAAGTGGCTGTGCATGATGTATCCGCGCTTGAAGCTGCTGCAAAAGCTGCTGGCGGATGATGGATGCTTAATTATAAGCATCAGCTACCATGAACTACATAATCTTGTAAATCTCTTGCGAGAGATTTTTGGGACAAAGCAGATTGTGACTGTCACAGTACAAACTTCTGGTGGGAAACCATCAGGCGGTTTTAACTATGTGCAAGAGTATCTGGTTTTTGTTGTGCCTGCGGACTTTCACGCAAACGCACTTGATTTTTGTGGCGGGAATAACAGAACGCCATTCGAGGGGCTTACACTGAGTACGTTCGACAAGACACAACGTCCAAATCAGACATATCCAATTTTTATAGACGAAAATGGTGTATTTGCTGGTGTAGGAAAATCATTACAAGAGCAAATTGATGACGGCTCATACACCGGAGAGAAAGCTGATTTTCCATATGACTACTCTATCGCTCCACAAGGGAAAGTTGCCGTTTGGCCCGTAACAGCAAAAGGCAAGCAGTGTGTCTGGCGGCAGATTTCAGGACGATTACAAGCGGATTGGGAAAAAGGCTATATAAAAATCTCAAAAAACAAAAGCGGGAGCAATCAGAACCAATACAGTGTCCAGTATTTGCCAAGCGGAGTTATCAAGAAAATCAAAGACGGCGAGTTGGAAGTTTTAGGGCATGAAGATGGTGTTCCGACGTTGTTATTTGGAGAAAATCAGACCGTAGGCGGACAGGTTCCTACGATATGGGCTGAAAAAGCATTTTTCACTGTTAACGGAACGCAAACGCTTAAAAACATTTTTCCTGAATCGCCCAAAACGTTCGACTATCCGAAATCGGTTGCACTGATTGAAAGCGTGGTTCAAGCAATCACAAAAGATGCCGATATTATCCTTGATTCCTTCGCCGGTTCCGGCACCACCGCCCATGCGGTGCTGAACATGAACAAAGCGGACGGCGGACACCGCAAGTTTATTCTTGTCGAGATGATGGACTACGCCGACAGCATCACCGCCGAGCGCGTGAAGCGCGTTATCAAGGGCTACGGTGAGGGTAAAAACGCCGTGGAGGGCACAGGCGGCAATTTCAGCTTCTATGATCTTGGCGAACCGCTGCTTATGGGCGATTGCCTGAACGAAGCGGTTGCCCCGGAGAAAATCCGCGAATACATCTGGTTCATGGAAACAAAGCAGCCCTACGCCCCGCCCAGCGGCGGAAATCCCTATTACCTCGGCAAGCACAACAGCACAGGCTATTACTTCTACTACGAGCCGCAGCGCGTGACGGTGCTGGACTATGCGTTCCTCTCCACCATTACGGAAAAAGCCGACGGAACGGTGATCTACGCCGACCGCTGCTCCATCAGTGAGGACAAGCTGGCAAAAATGGGCGTTACATTCAAGAAAATACCGAGAGATATTAGCAGACTGTAAGGGGTGTTCGCTGTATGGAACTGAAATCTTATCAGAAAAAAGTGATAGCGGACCTGACCCGCTATCTGGAACTGTTGAACGAAACGCAGAACTATATGACAGCGTTTGAGCAGTTCTGGCGGGAAAAGAGCGCACCGGCTTTAGGGCGATACCAAAACGTGATACCCGGTGTTCCAAATCTCTGCTTCAAGGTACCGACAGGCGGCGGCAAAACCTTCATTGCCTGCAACGCCGTTCGCCCTATCTTTGACGCGCTCCCCGCTACCAAGACAAAGGCGGTCGTGTGGCTTGTTCCATCGGACGCGATTCTGACACAGACGGCGAAAGCCCTGAAAGACACCTCCCATCCCTACCGCCAAAAAATCGACGTGGATTTCGGCGGGCGTGTGGAGGTCTACACCAAGCAGGAGCTTTTGAACGGTCAGAACTTCAACCCCACGGCCGTAACGGAGCAGTTGTCGGTTATGGTGCTGTCCTATGATTCCTTCCGCGGTCGCGGTAAGGAGGGCTTGAAAGCCTATCAGGAAAACAGCAATCTTGCCGCGTTTGCAAAGGTGCTGGGCAAGCCCGACAGCCCCATTGAAAAAGCGGACGAAACCGCTCTGTTCCAGATCATCAACCAGCTTAACCCGCTTGTCATCGTGGACGAGAGCCACCATGCCCGGTCGGAATTGAGCCTTGAAATGCTGGAAAACTTCAATCCCTGCTTTGTGCTGGATTTGACCGCCACACCGAAAAAGGAGAGCAATATCATCTCCTATGTGGACGCGGTGCAGCTGAAAAACGAACACATGGTCAAGCTGCCGGTGATCGTCTATAACCGGGACAGCCAAGCCGAGGTACTGACTGATGCAATCGACCTGCGGAACAAGCTGGAAGAAATCGCAAACGCGGAGTACGCCAAGACGGGTAAATATATCCGTCCTATCGCGCTGTTTCAGGCACAGCCGAAGGGCAAGGAGGACGCGACCACCTTTGAAAAACTGCGGGACAAGCTGGTGGACGCCGGGATTCCTGCCGATCAAATTGCCATTCGTACCGCCGATGTGAACGAGCTGAAAAATGTGGAGTTGATGTCCCCAAACTGCCCGATCCGATATATTATCACGGTCAATGCGCTGAAAGAGGGCTGGGACTGCCCCTTTGCCTATATTCTTGCGTCCCTTGCCAATAAGACAAGTCAGGTTGACGTGGAGCAGATTTTGGGACGGATTCTCCGTCTGCCCCATACGAGCCAGCATACGCAAAGCGCACTCAATATGTCCTATGTGCTGACTTCCTCCAACGACTTCAACAACACCGTGGCGCATATCGTCAAGGGCTTGAACAGCGCAGGTTTCAGCGATAAGGACTATCGGATCGGGGAGTCCGCAAAACCGCAGATTCCCGAACAGCCAGCAGAACAAATTACGCTGCCTGACCCGCAAGGAGTTTCCGAACTGGAAACCGCAGAGGACGATTTTTCGGGGCTGGATGGGAAATTGATCGGGGCAGAGTTGGAGCGGCGCAGAGAACAGGCGCAAACGCCTGAAACTGCCCCGAAGGCCGACACCATGCTGGACGCTGCCGCAGAGGTCGAAAAGGCATATACAGATGCAATTCAGCAGACCGGCAATGACCCGGTGATGGACAATCTTCCGTGGGAGGTGCGGGATAAAGTGAAATCATTTGGGGTAAACCCGCAGTTCCGGGAGGATATTGAAACGCTGCAAATCCCGCAGTTTTTCCTGAAAATCGAGCAATCTCTGTTTACGGACGGCTCTTTTGAACTGCTGGACAAGGAAATGCTGGCAGAGGGCTTTACCCTCAAGGGCAAAGCATACGACATTGATTTTGCCGCCGCAGACGATGAAATCCGCGAAATCGACGTGCGGGAGCAGGACGGCGGTTTGCCGAAGGTGTTCAAGATGGAGAGCGCCGAGCAGCGGTATTTCAAGGAGTGGTTCAACAATCTGCCGCAGGAAAGCCGGGTGCGCCAATGCAAGGACATGATGTTCAAGCAGCTTAACAAACTGAACATGGTGGACGCTGCCGAGCTGAAAGCCTACATAGACCGCATTGTGGACGATATGGACAAGGCGCAGCTCGCCGCCATGGAGAAAGCGCCGTTGGGCTATGCGGCGAAGATCCGTGACAAGATTGAAACGCTGCTGGAAGCCCACTATCGGGAAATTTTTGAAAAGTGGCTGGAAACGGAGCGCATTGTCTGCAAGCCCTCGTTCCGCCTGCCCCTCGCAATCCATCCCACCACCCATACTGACATATACGCCCGTTCGCTGTACACGGCGGAGGACGGCGACATGAACAAACTGGAACAAAAGCTGGTCGTAGAGCTGACCGCCCTGCCAAATGTCCGTTGGTGGCATCGGAATATTGCCAGACAGGGCTTTTCAATCAACGGCTTTATCAAGCATTACCCGGATATTCTGATTATGACCCAAAGCGGCAAGCTCATCTGCGCGGAAACCAAGGGCGACCACCTGAAAAACGATGACAGCCGGGAGAAAATCGCACTCGGTCAGGCGTGGCGTACAGCAGCAGGCAAGGATTTCCGCTATTACATGGTATTTGAGAATGAGGAAAACCTCTTGCCGGGTGCAATGAGCATGAGCCAGTTTATCGACACGGTAAAGGCGCTGTAAGGGAGGTGCGTGCTTTGAAACTGCCGTATGAGAACGAACTGTATGAGCTGCGAAAGTGGATAGACTTTACAAATGCAAACTTGCATATGCAGTTTCTCCACACGCCTCAGGAAATTCAGCGCGTTTACCAATGGATCAATGCAATTACGAGAGGAATCCAAGCAGACTATCCTTTTTATGCGACTACGCTCCCCTGTGTTGCAAATATACTTTTTCAGCAAAACGAAGTGGGTGCTATTTTCCTGAATCCTGCGGCATTTGGCGAGTTGGTGGTAATTGTTCGCCATATCAAAGCAGAACCCGTTGTTGTCCAGTTCTGGTCAGAGATACACCCGCGGATTGTGAATGTTTCCCGTGAGTTATTTGTAGATGGTCATTGTTCAGCTGCGGCAGAAAAGGCAATTAAAGAAGTGGAATCACGTCTGCGCGAAAAGTTTTCAGAGTTAAAACCTGGCGCAGCAGTTCCCTCAAAGATCGGCGATGTGATTGGCGCACTTATGAGCGAGAACGGCGCTTTCAAATTCTGTGACACAACTACTACCAGTGGCAGGGACTACCGACGTGGAATCCAATCTCTGTTTGAAGGAATCATGGCAGCCTATCGCAATCCTGCGGCTCATGCTAATCTTCAATATGAAAAACGTGAGGCTATGGAGCAAATAATGCTGGCAAGCCAGCTGATGTATGTGTTAGACAAGCCGCAATTATAAGGAGAATCTATGGATTTTAGAAAACTTCCATCTAATTCTGAAGGGTTACTGTTAAAGCTGGTCTGTTCAGAAAACCCTACGCAGGTATTGCGGAAACAATACAACGGGCTTTCTACGCAACAAGAGCAAGAACTTGACGGTATCATAAGAGAACTAAAAGAACTCGGCTATATTGATGTTAAATGGGCTGATAATGAGCCATACTTTGTCATTCTAAATAATTCTGCAAGAACATATAGTGAACGATTGGCTGAGTATAACACGCATAACCCCACCAATGCAACACAAGGGAAAAAGGAGAAAAATACAATTTTCATAAGCCACCGATCAACTGATAAAGGTATTGCGGATATGCTTGTTGACTTTTTTGCAGGAACCGGAATTTCTAAGGAAGCAGTTTTCTGCTCTTCTCTGCCGGGCAACGACATAAATGAACGCATTTCTGATGAAGTCAGATCTGCGCTGAAAAGCAGCGCAGTTAACATTGCGATTCTTTCGCATGATTATTATCAGAGTGCCTATTGCCTGAATGAAGCGGGAGTGCTTTGGTATGAGGACGTTCCTGTAATTCCAGTTGCCTTGCCGGAAATTAATTCGGGCAACATGTACGGATTCCTAAATAACGAATATAAGTTAAGGCGGTTGGATTCCGATACAGATATTTCGTACATTTATGATACTGTGAGCGAAGCGGTATCGGCTCCGCACACAAAAGCCAGTCTTATCACATACGAGAATAATAAACTTAGAACAAGGTATGCAGAATATTTGAAAGTGAGAGAATTGCCCCCGGGTGGTTCTGATATTTCTATCGCAGATACTATTGCAGAAATAACCACGGACGATGAACGAATCGTGCTATACTACATACTTCATGAAAATGTTCGAAAAGTCTCTAAATCTACTATTTCAAGTTGGTTAAACAAATGCGAAATCCGTGGCGTAAATGTCGATAACGCGTTTGATCTGCTGTCATCTTTTGATAACGGGGCTTTGAATAACGATACTCTGGAGTTTGGCATCGACACTTTCCGCAAATACTCTGCAAACGTAGCACGGGTGCTTCCACCACTTAAAAAATGCGTGGATCAGCATATTGAATTAGCCGTCAACATATTCAAAAAAATCTGGTCAGATGACACGCTTGATATTAATATACGGCTGTTTGTTGCTTATATCGTGGAAGAGAGAATGCGCACGTTTGGTGACCGTTGGATGGCAGAAGGAGAAATCGAAAATATAAGGCAGTGGGAGAGCAAAAACACACTTGATTCCACACTTTCAAATAACTATGGAAGCTGCCTTGAATTTTTTGTTCAAAATGAGCTTGTATATGCAAGCAGTTGGACAAGCTATGGAAATCCGCGAGAGTATACTTTATTCCCTTCTCTACAGGAGCTCCTTTTTAATTGTCCCCATAAGATTATGGAGGAATTACAAAAAGTCAAAGATGCCTATCATTTAGATTTTCCATTTTGAGTTTTAAGAAGCCCGGCATCGCGCCATTTGACGTGATGCCGGGCTTCCTGTTCAGTTCCATTCCTCCGCCAAGAGGAAATCGCGGATATTCCGGTGTTTGATCCCGTTTCGGCTCATGTCGAACTCATCGAGGGAAACAACGTACTTCGGGAAGTTGTCGCGGATGCTATCATACGCGCCGAACTCGCGGTTGACTGTTTCTTCCGATGCCAGAAGATAAGTGACCTGAACATACAGCTTTTCGCCGCGCTTGTCACATACAAAATCAATTTCCTTATCGCCCGTCCTGCCGACAGTCACCTCATAGCCCCGGCGCAGCAGCTCCAGATAGACGATGTTTTCCAAAATGAGGTTGATGTCCCGCATATTGCCGCCGAAGACCGCCTCGCGGATTCCGTGATCGGCAATATAATACTTCTCGTTGGAGGCAAGGATCTGTTTGCCCTGCAAGTCCTCCCGCTTCACCTGATAGAACAGGTACGCCTCGCAGCAGTATTTGATATAGTTCAGAATTGTTTCCGGGGCAACGGTGCGCTGCTCGTTTTTCAGGAACTTTGCAAGAGAGGTCGCCGAGAAGGTCGTTCCCACATTGGCGATCACATAGGCAATGATCCGTTCCAGCAGGTCAACGTCACGGATTTTATTTCGCTTCACGATGTCCTTGAGCTGGACAGAGTTGAACAGATCGTGAAGATATTGCTTGGACGGCGCATCCGCATAGCGGAGGTTTGCGAGATAGGGCATCCCTCCGGCAAGCAGGTACTTTTGGAAACACTGCTGAATGGACGCATCAGGACTGATCGAGCGGTACAGCTCCATGAACTCTCCGAATGAGAACGGATAGATCACAAACTCCACATACCGTCCGCCCAAATAGGTTGCAAGCTCACCAGACAGCAGCTTTGCATTGGAGCCGGTGATATAGATGTCGCAATCCAGCGAAACGCGGAAAGAATTGATGCACTTTTCCCAGTCCTTGACCTCCTGAATCTCATCAAAAAACAGATAGACCTTGCCGTCGATCTCCTTGGCGCGTTTGGTGATCTCATCATGCAGCGCCTGCGCGGTTTGCAGATGGGAGTAGCTCATATCCTCAAAGTTGATGGCGATAAACTGTGTTGGGCTGACGCCGGACTCCGTGAGTTCCTGCTGGATCAGCTCCAACATGACCGACTTTCCGCAGCGGCGGATACCGGTCATGACCTTGACTAGCTCCGTCCCGATAAACGGACGGATGCGGCTCATATACAGTTCGCGTTTGATCATAAAACTTCACTCTCCTTCCGTGGCCGACCACAGTATATCACACTTACGATTGAAACTCAATGGAGAAATTGCAAAACCAAAAGTTATAACTGATAAAATACTGAATTCGACAAAAGATTTCAGATAAGGCTCAACTATTTAAGCGAAGCCCTGCAAAGGGAGGGTTTCACCCTTTATTGGCACACAAGATGCCGTTACAGAAAAATGAAACAACCATCGGCATATCCGTTGGACGGTTACCCTGCTCAAGAAAGAGAGGGTACAGATTGAAATCGCTGACACGGTGGTGCTGTACGACCGCCTGCCAAAGAATCCCGAATAACGAACGACGCCCACCAGCTTATGGCGAAAACCATAGGTCGGTGGGCATCGTGTTCTTTATAGGGGCTTAATCTTCCAGCCTACCGTGGTTGCAGCTGAGGGAGAGATAGCGCTCCATCTCCCCTTCCAGCACCATCTGCACATACTCCAAGGGCTTGTTGTACAGCAGCCAGTCCAGTTCAGCCCGCTGCGCTGGGGCGTTGCCGTACTCGTCCTCCACGGCGATGCAGTCGATGGCAACGATGGTGCCATCTTCGAACCGGGCTTCCACCCGGTTGGTGTCCATATTGAAGCGGCAGGAAAGCAGTTTATTCATGGTGAACCTCACTTTCTATATCAAACGGTGTCTGTTCGGATGTCCTAAACCCTGCCATAAAACCGGTGTATGATGTAAGATTGTTGTCTGGATGAAATTGGGAATTTTTGCTCTGCCGATGCCCCAAAAATCCAGCAGGAAAGCCGTTGAGTTTGAGGTCGTCTTGCAGGGCTGATTTTGGCTCTGCACACTTTTGCACATTTTCTGCACATTGCAAGGATGGATAACAGGTGCAAAGGAGTGCAAACAATGCAAAGGAATACAATAGATTCACAACTCTAAAATCACGGTGCATCGATGAAAATGACGATTCTTCGTGAATTGTGGATATGGATGAAAGATGCCGTTTGGTTTCTACGAATCAGTAGGCCGGGGGTTCGAGTCCCTTCCATCGCACCAAAAAATGCCGTGAGATCGAAAGATTTCATGGCTTTTTTGTTTTTTGCAACACAGCTGCACGGTTTTTGCACGGTCGGTGCACGGTTCGTGTTTTCTGTGTTGAATTATGTAGGGCGCGGGATTGCATTGCAATCCGTGCCCTTTTTTGCATTCAGGTCAACAGTGCAAGGCGAAGCTGTGCCTTCGTTTCAGGGTCTGCATCTTTCAGGAGCTCCAAAAGCGCGGCCATGGAGAGCGCTGTGTTCCCCTGGACAGGCGGAGTTTGGGCGCTGGCTTCTGGTTTGGCGTAGAAAGAATTTTCAAACTTTTTGCCCAGCTCCATGCGGGAAGACTGCTGGATATGGGCGTAAGTGTTAACCAGAAGATCCGCACTGGCGTGGCCGGTTGTTCCCTGCACAGATTTGATATCGCCGCCCGAGATCATCAGCTGGTAGGTGGCGCTGGAATGTCGCAGCCCGTGGAAGACGATGCGGGGGAACTCCGGGTGAGCGTCCTGCCATTTGAGGAACTTTTTGCGGATCAGAACGGGCTCCACGGCCTGACCATTGGGCAGGCGGAGAAGCATTCCGCTGTCGTGGTAGCGGTCTGGGGAGCGGGCCTCGTCTTCTTTCAGCCGTTCCAGCCAGTGTTTCAGTTCCTCCCGGAGAGCGGCGGTCAGAAAGATATTCCGGCAGGAGGACTCGGTTTTGGTGCTTTTCAGTATGAGAGAAGTTTTGCTGCCTTCCAGTTTATCGGGAAACTCCTTGATGATACAGTTGCCATCCACCTGAAGCAGGGCGTTTTTCTGAATGCGCTGCATGGACTTGTTGACCGAGAAAGTGCCGACCCCACCGGCGGCGTCAAAATCGATGTCCTCCGGGGTCAGTCCAGCAACCTCCCCTTCTCGCAGCGCGCCCACCAAGGTCAGGTGGACAGCTAGGTGGAGGATGGGGTCCTCCATGCTGGCCAGGGCCGCCCGCATTTCTTCCACTGTCCAGATGCTTCGTTCCTGGGTGGTCTTTTTGGGGCCTTCCAGAGGGACGGGGCTTTTCAGAAGGATTCCCCATTCCACCGCATAGAGGAACGCGGTGTGAAGCAGACGATGAACCTCATGGATGGTGGTGCCGGACAGCAGACGCTGTTTCTGCTTGGGGGTGAGCTTCTGCTTTTTGCCCTCAACATACTGCCCACAGGGCGTTTTGCTCAGGGTACTGTACAGGTTCTCCAGGTGATAGGGCTTCAGCTTCTGCATCTCAAAGTTGCCGATATAGGGGAGGATGAGATTCTGGATGGTGGACAGGTTGGACTGGTAGGTTTTGGGAGCCCACTTATGCTTGGTGCATTGTTTGGGCAGCCAGTTCATCAGGAATTCACCGACCGTTATAGTGGACGGAATCAGGAAAGTTCCGCTTGCAAGCTCGTGTTCCACCTGCTTTTTGCGGTTCATCGCCTCCTCTTTGGTGGGAAAGCTCTCCCATTTGTCGCAGCTTTTGCCGTGCTCATCGAAATAGGTGTAGCGGACGCTGTAGGAGCTGCCGCGTTTGGTGATATATGCCATGCTGTGCCTCCTTGATCAAGCGGCCCGGAACAGCCAAGCGTCGAAACTGTCCTTGGGAATGCGGATGCTTCCGCCTACCCGGAGGACACGAAACTCACCGGTGGTGTTGCAGAAGTTATAAGCGGAGCGCAGGCTGATGGCCAGCATC is a genomic window containing:
- a CDS encoding toll/interleukin-1 receptor domain-containing protein — protein: MDFRKLPSNSEGLLLKLVCSENPTQVLRKQYNGLSTQQEQELDGIIRELKELGYIDVKWADNEPYFVILNNSARTYSERLAEYNTHNPTNATQGKKEKNTIFISHRSTDKGIADMLVDFFAGTGISKEAVFCSSLPGNDINERISDEVRSALKSSAVNIAILSHDYYQSAYCLNEAGVLWYEDVPVIPVALPEINSGNMYGFLNNEYKLRRLDSDTDISYIYDTVSEAVSAPHTKASLITYENNKLRTRYAEYLKVRELPPGGSDISIADTIAEITTDDERIVLYYILHENVRKVSKSTISSWLNKCEIRGVNVDNAFDLLSSFDNGALNNDTLEFGIDTFRKYSANVARVLPPLKKCVDQHIELAVNIFKKIWSDDTLDINIRLFVAYIVEERMRTFGDRWMAEGEIENIRQWESKNTLDSTLSNNYGSCLEFFVQNELVYASSWTSYGNPREYTLFPSLQELLFNCPHKIMEELQKVKDAYHLDFPF
- a CDS encoding DUF6061 family protein produces the protein MNKLLSCRFNMDTNRVEARFEDGTIVAIDCIAVEDEYGNAPAQRAELDWLLYNKPLEYVQMVLEGEMERYLSLSCNHGRLED
- a CDS encoding site-specific DNA-methyltransferase, coding for MPTLEWIGKSKVINHHQKVPFRVLERKYSFDENGQHSEDNGSENMIIRGDNLEALKALLPRYEGRVKCIYIDPPYNTGNEGWVYNDNVNDPKIKKWLGEVVGKEGEDLTRHDKWLCMMYPRLKLLQKLLADDGCLIISISYHELHNLVNLLREIFGTKQIVTVTVQTSGGKPSGGFNYVQEYLVFVVPADFHANALDFCGGNNRTPFEGLTLSTFDKTQRPNQTYPIFIDENGVFAGVGKSLQEQIDDGSYTGEKADFPYDYSIAPQGKVAVWPVTAKGKQCVWRQISGRLQADWEKGYIKISKNKSGSNQNQYSVQYLPSGVIKKIKDGELEVLGHEDGVPTLLFGENQTVGGQVPTIWAEKAFFTVNGTQTLKNIFPESPKTFDYPKSVALIESVVQAITKDADIILDSFAGSGTTAHAVLNMNKADGGHRKFILVEMMDYADSITAERVKRVIKGYGEGKNAVEGTGGNFSFYDLGEPLLMGDCLNEAVAPEKIREYIWFMETKQPYAPPSGGNPYYLGKHNSTGYYFYYEPQRVTVLDYAFLSTITEKADGTVIYADRCSISEDKLAKMGVTFKKIPRDISRL
- a CDS encoding ATP-binding protein → MIKRELYMSRIRPFIGTELVKVMTGIRRCGKSVMLELIQQELTESGVSPTQFIAINFEDMSYSHLQTAQALHDEITKRAKEIDGKVYLFFDEIQEVKDWEKCINSFRVSLDCDIYITGSNAKLLSGELATYLGGRYVEFVIYPFSFGEFMELYRSISPDASIQQCFQKYLLAGGMPYLANLRYADAPSKQYLHDLFNSVQLKDIVKRNKIRDVDLLERIIAYVIANVGTTFSATSLAKFLKNEQRTVAPETILNYIKYCCEAYLFYQVKREDLQGKQILASNEKYYIADHGIREAVFGGNMRDINLILENIVYLELLRRGYEVTVGRTGDKEIDFVCDKRGEKLYVQVTYLLASEETVNREFGAYDSIRDNFPKYVVSLDEFDMSRNGIKHRNIRDFLLAEEWN
- a CDS encoding DEAD/DEAH box helicase — its product is MELKSYQKKVIADLTRYLELLNETQNYMTAFEQFWREKSAPALGRYQNVIPGVPNLCFKVPTGGGKTFIACNAVRPIFDALPATKTKAVVWLVPSDAILTQTAKALKDTSHPYRQKIDVDFGGRVEVYTKQELLNGQNFNPTAVTEQLSVMVLSYDSFRGRGKEGLKAYQENSNLAAFAKVLGKPDSPIEKADETALFQIINQLNPLVIVDESHHARSELSLEMLENFNPCFVLDLTATPKKESNIISYVDAVQLKNEHMVKLPVIVYNRDSQAEVLTDAIDLRNKLEEIANAEYAKTGKYIRPIALFQAQPKGKEDATTFEKLRDKLVDAGIPADQIAIRTADVNELKNVELMSPNCPIRYIITVNALKEGWDCPFAYILASLANKTSQVDVEQILGRILRLPHTSQHTQSALNMSYVLTSSNDFNNTVAHIVKGLNSAGFSDKDYRIGESAKPQIPEQPAEQITLPDPQGVSELETAEDDFSGLDGKLIGAELERRREQAQTPETAPKADTMLDAAAEVEKAYTDAIQQTGNDPVMDNLPWEVRDKVKSFGVNPQFREDIETLQIPQFFLKIEQSLFTDGSFELLDKEMLAEGFTLKGKAYDIDFAAADDEIREIDVREQDGGLPKVFKMESAEQRYFKEWFNNLPQESRVRQCKDMMFKQLNKLNMVDAAELKAYIDRIVDDMDKAQLAAMEKAPLGYAAKIRDKIETLLEAHYREIFEKWLETERIVCKPSFRLPLAIHPTTHTDIYARSLYTAEDGDMNKLEQKLVVELTALPNVRWWHRNIARQGFSINGFIKHYPDILIMTQSGKLICAETKGDHLKNDDSREKIALGQAWRTAAGKDFRYYMVFENEENLLPGAMSMSQFIDTVKAL
- a CDS encoding site-specific integrase encodes the protein MAYITKRGSSYSVRYTYFDEHGKSCDKWESFPTKEEAMNRKKQVEHELASGTFLIPSTITVGEFLMNWLPKQCTKHKWAPKTYQSNLSTIQNLILPYIGNFEMQKLKPYHLENLYSTLSKTPCGQYVEGKKQKLTPKQKQRLLSGTTIHEVHRLLHTAFLYAVEWGILLKSPVPLEGPKKTTQERSIWTVEEMRAALASMEDPILHLAVHLTLVGALREGEVAGLTPEDIDFDAAGGVGTFSVNKSMQRIQKNALLQVDGNCIIKEFPDKLEGSKTSLILKSTKTESSCRNIFLTAALREELKHWLERLKEDEARSPDRYHDSGMLLRLPNGQAVEPVLIRKKFLKWQDAHPEFPRIVFHGLRHSSATYQLMISGGDIKSVQGTTGHASADLLVNTYAHIQQSSRMELGKKFENSFYAKPEASAQTPPVQGNTALSMAALLELLKDADPETKAQLRLALLT
- a CDS encoding TIGR02391 family protein, whose protein sequence is MRALKLPYENELYELRKWIDFTNANLHMQFLHTPQEIQRVYQWINAITRGIQADYPFYATTLPCVANILFQQNEVGAIFLNPAAFGELVVIVRHIKAEPVVVQFWSEIHPRIVNVSRELFVDGHCSAAAEKAIKEVESRLREKFSELKPGAAVPSKIGDVIGALMSENGAFKFCDTTTTSGRDYRRGIQSLFEGIMAAYRNPAAHANLQYEKREAMEQIMLASQLMYVLDKPQL